DNA from Deltaproteobacteria bacterium:
TGCACCTGCGGGTTGCGGCTCTTCAGGTAACGGCCCGTGCCCATCACCGTACCGCCGGTGCCGATGCCGGCGACGAAGTGGGTGACACTTCCGCCGGTGGCATGCCAAATCTCGGGGCCGGTGGAGTCGAAGTGGGCCTGCGGGTTCTGCGGATTGAAGTACTGGTCGGGTTTGAAGTAGCGCGCCGGGTCGTCGGCTAACATCTGGCGGCACAGGCGGATCGCGCCGTCCGAACCTTCGAGCGGGTCGCTGAAATGGATGCGAGCACCAAAGGCGCCGATGATCTTCTTACGTTCAAGGCTGACGTTGGCCGGCACCACTAGCTCAACCGGGTAACCGAGCACGGCGCCGATCATCGCCAAGGCGATACCGGTGTTGCCCGAGGTCGAGTCGAGGATGACTTTGCCGGATGCGAGTTTGCCTGAGCGAAGGCCCTCGCGCACCATCCACAGGGCTGGTCGATCCTTCACCGAGCCGCCCGGATTGAAGCCTTCGAGCTTGGCGTAGATTCTTACCGCGGGCGAGATCGCGCGGCCGGCCTTGGTGCGGAAATGCTGCGGCAGCCGGCTCAGC
Protein-coding regions in this window:
- a CDS encoding pyridoxal-phosphate dependent enzyme gives rise to the protein MPLEPAADGPATTGNELRERRRALSALDLIGNTPLVELSRLPQHFRTKAGRAISPAVRIYAKLEGFNPGGSVKDRPALWMVREGLRSGKLASGKVILDSTSGNTGIALAMIGAVLGYPVELVVPANVSLERKKIIGAFGARIHFSDPLEGSDGAIRLCRQMLADDPARYFKPDQYFNPQNPQAHFDSTGPEIWHATGGSVTHFVAGIGTGGTVMGTGRYLKSRNPQVQVIAVEPDDSFHGLEGLKHMASSIVPGIYREEELDRKINVGTEVAYDTVYRLGAEEGLVVGQSSGAAMWAALHVAAELDEGTIVVIFPDFGDRYLSTSLWIGWRAYHRRAARQT